A genome region from Brassica oleracea var. oleracea cultivar TO1000 chromosome C2, BOL, whole genome shotgun sequence includes the following:
- the LOC106325922 gene encoding UPF0725 protein At2g20620-like, with the protein MSDVVMKEEGSDTFSVKELDVVLPRYQPFNGYTSPFDFILPPYKQFHGSVCKRPPPQELIPIKEAEAELENLHLPSSEEEDFDAVLPLDLMVSPSLNPNSTPDYDFSNYPQFSAPCQVTYTPTPPGGHLVLSYNSRNDAFYAEPLLCAKIGLHCYNLENGTNFERLGVPEVAEHTGVLTLDACDPARDCLCKFETKVWYPTEKKDCFHVITSRCRTLPPPPPEEEKKEESGFDTLSVDELFKGNMPDWLPGDSKLHYYEMKESEVEQAKEWLLLYAELAWYTKKQTDPFMFEYGKPFELRKITVQTKEVVDSMKNVKLDNAVFYISFRTRCGVVCKGVIRRTRDGRPEHLSLEAKCFM; encoded by the exons ATGTCTGACGTGGTGATGAAGGAAGAAGGCAGTGACACCTTCAGTGTTAAG GAACTCGATGTTGTTCTACCACGGTACCAGCCGTTTAATGGATATACATCACCCTTCGACTTTATTTTACCACCGTACAAACAGTTTCATGGATCAG TTTGTAAACGTCCTCCTCCCCAAGAGCTGATTCCCATTAAGGAGGCCGAGGCAGAGCTCGAAAACTTGCACCTTCCTAGTTCTGAAGAG GAGGATTTTGATGCTGTCCTACCACTGGATTTAATGGTATCACCATCATTGAATCCGAACTCTACACCAGATTATGACTTCTCCAATTATCCTCAGTTCAGTGCTCCTTGTCAAGTAACTTATACTCCCACTCCTCCCGGCGGTCACTTGGTTTTGTCTTACAACAGCCGTAATGATGCTTTTTATGCGGAGCCTCTGCTCTGCGCCAAAATTGGACTTCATTGCTACAATCTCGAAAAT GGGACTAACTTTGAACGTTTGGGTGTGCCTGAAGTAGCCGAGCACACCGGAGTGTTGACATTAGATGCATGTGATCCAGCAAGAGATTGCCTCTGCAAGTTTGAAACAAAAGTTTGGTATCCCACTGAGAAAAAAGATTGCTTCCATGTTATCACATCCCGCTGCAGAACCTTGCCCCCACCTCCTCCAG AGGAGGAGAAAAAGGAAGAAAGTGGCTTTGACACACTTTCCGTGGATGAACTATTCAAAGGCAACATGCCCGATTGGTTGCCTGGTGACAGTAAGCTGCATTACTACGAG ATGAAAGAATCAGAGGTGGAACAAGCCAAAGAATGGCTTCTTCTTTACGCTGAACTAGCCTGGTACACCAAGAAGCAGACGGACCCG TTCATGTTTGAGTATGGAAAGCCATTTGAGCTGCGAAAGATAACTGTTCAAACCAAAGAAGTTGTCGACTCAATGAAAAACGTAAAGTTGGATAATGCAGTTTTCTACATTAGCTTCCGGACAAGGTGCGGTGTTGTCTGCAAAGGTGTCATAAGGAGAACAAGGGATGGGAGGCCCGAGCATTTATCCCTTGAAGCCAAGTGTTTCATGTGA